The following are encoded in a window of Strigops habroptila isolate Jane chromosome 9, bStrHab1.2.pri, whole genome shotgun sequence genomic DNA:
- the SOWAHD gene encoding ankyrin repeat domain-containing protein SOWAHD, translating into MARRERELEQGSAEPRVAGIARTFALLEAARPKAGSLARISHLWPAATGSRERFHSLQRTDTSRSISQSSQGLGSWGRTAGRSGSARRKELKEILLQSNSPGSTMRFATAQKTSSVSSVLAGTHQEQKTEQSPEVLSLALDPLEHEWLLTVAQGDADNIIRLLDLDPSLLTRKDFVTGFTALHWLAKHGHYESFIQVISHAQKKGYPINVNIPTASGGFTPLHMAALQGHELLIKVLVGAYGADTSCRDHNGRKAWQYLSADTSQELKELAGALEEDLVHLCSHNTNNNCKSSREARAGQDCVDSRAEGKAQRSWSMSTLRVFVRQAFTFFQER; encoded by the coding sequence ATGGCCCGGCGGGagcgggagctggagcagggctcgGCTGAGCCAAGGGTAGCTGGCATTGCCCGGACATTCGCCTTGCTGGAAGCCGCCCGGCCCAAAGCGGGGAGCCTGGCCCGCATCTCCCACCTCTGGCCGGCCGccacagggagcagggagcgTTTCCATTCACTGCAGAGGACGGACACCAGCAGGAGCATCAGCCAGAGCAGCCAGGGcctggggagctggggcaggactGCAGGCCGCTCTGGCAGTGCCCggaggaaggagctgaaggaaATTCTCCTGCAGAGCAATAGCCCCGGCAGCACCATGCGGTTTGCCACTGCTCAGAAGACATCCAGTGTCAGCAGTGTCCTTGCAGGGACACACCAAGAACAGAAGACCGAGCAGAGCCCCGAGGTGCTGTCCCTTGCCCTGGATCCCCTGGAGCATGAATGGCTGCTGACAGTGGCCCAGGGTGATGCAGACAACATCATCAGGCTGCTGGACCTGGATCCCAGCCTGCTGACGAGGAAAGACTTTGTGACAGGCTTCACCGCTCTCCATTGGCTTGCCAAGCATGGCCACTATGAGAGCTTCATCCAGGTCATCTCCCATGCCCAGAAGAAGGGCTATCCCATCAATGTGAACATCCCTACAGCCAGTGGTGGGTTCACTCCCTTGCACATGGCTGCCCTGCAGGGACACGAGCTGCTCATCAAAGTGCTGGTGGGAGCTTATGGGGCAGACACCAGCTGCAGGGACCACAACGGACGCAAGGCTTGGCAGTACCTGAGTGCAGACACCTCCcaggagctgaaggagctggcgggGGCCTTGGAGGAGGACTTGGTCCACCTGTGCTCTCACAACACCAACAACAACTGTAAGTCATCCAGAGAggccagggcagggcaggactGTGTGGACTCTAGGGCTGAGGGGAAAGCCCAGCGCTCCTGGAGCATGTCGACCCTCCGGGTCTTTGTCAGACAGGCATTTACTTTCTTCCAAGAGCGCTAA
- the RPL39 gene encoding 60S ribosomal protein L39, producing the protein MSSHKTFKIKRFLAKKQKQNRPIPQWIRMKTGNKIRYNSKRRHWRRTKLGL; encoded by the exons TCGTCTCACAAGACGTTCAAGATCAAACGCTTCCTTgccaagaagcagaagcagaaccGGCCTATCCCGCAGTGGATCCGCATGAAGACGGGCAATAAGATCAG GTACAACTCCAAAAGGAGACACTGGAGAAGGACCAAACTGGGCTTGTAA